A part of Chloroflexota bacterium genomic DNA contains:
- the ptsP gene encoding phosphoenolpyruvate--protein phosphotransferase codes for MTERRFRGIAASGGVAIAPAFLFAAASTKGQGASASVGSPEEELARLKRALQAAREEIQRLYEEAQRRVGGQEAEIFKVHAMFLDDPTLTQQVEAAIREGTSALTAWQQAIEAQAAMLEALNDPVFSARAVDLRDVGARVAAHLSGTAGAIAQPEKPSVIVAQELTPSQTILLPHELVRGFCTVQGSKTSHVAILARGLGLPAVVGVDAAVLETAREGVLMIVDGEAGEVIVSPEEATLAAYRERETALARARRSAQAEAGAPAITPDGHRVEIGANLGGGGREEAEQALAFGAEGVGLLRTEFLYMERTSPPDEEEQMAAYAPYLEVMAGRPVIFRTADIGGDKDIPYLHLPAEANPFLGQRGIRLSLAHPEMFRTQLRAILRAGANAEGVKIMFPMVASVDEVCAAKTHLAAVRQALEAEGLPYAQNVEVGVMIEIPSAAVLADVLAREVDFFSIGTNDLSQYTLAADRTHPAVGPMADALHPAVLRLIKQVVEAAHAHDVWVGVCGELGGDPLAAPVLLGLGVDELSMAAPSIPAVKAAVRAWPLAEAQALATEVLSLASPAEVRERLEKARRA; via the coding sequence ATGACTGAACGACGATTTCGCGGCATTGCGGCTTCCGGCGGGGTGGCAATTGCCCCGGCGTTTTTGTTTGCGGCTGCTTCCACAAAGGGGCAGGGGGCCTCGGCATCGGTGGGAAGCCCCGAAGAAGAACTTGCCCGCCTGAAGCGCGCCTTGCAAGCCGCCCGTGAAGAAATTCAAAGGCTCTATGAGGAAGCCCAGCGTCGTGTGGGGGGGCAAGAGGCCGAGATTTTCAAAGTCCACGCCATGTTTTTGGATGACCCGACCTTGACGCAGCAGGTCGAAGCGGCCATTCGCGAGGGCACAAGCGCCCTCACAGCCTGGCAGCAGGCCATTGAGGCCCAGGCGGCCATGCTTGAAGCGTTGAACGACCCGGTGTTCAGCGCCCGCGCGGTGGATTTGCGCGACGTCGGTGCGCGGGTCGCGGCTCATCTGAGCGGCACGGCAGGGGCCATTGCCCAGCCCGAAAAGCCTTCTGTGATTGTGGCGCAGGAACTCACCCCTTCTCAGACGATTTTGCTTCCTCACGAACTCGTGCGCGGTTTTTGCACGGTGCAGGGCAGCAAAACCTCGCATGTCGCCATTTTGGCGCGCGGTTTGGGGTTGCCTGCCGTGGTGGGGGTTGATGCTGCCGTGCTGGAAACTGCACGGGAAGGCGTCTTGATGATCGTCGATGGCGAGGCGGGCGAGGTCATTGTTTCCCCTGAGGAAGCCACCCTGGCTGCCTACCGGGAACGGGAAACCGCGCTGGCGCGGGCGCGCCGCAGCGCGCAGGCCGAGGCCGGCGCGCCCGCGATTACGCCTGACGGCCACCGGGTGGAAATTGGCGCTAATTTGGGCGGCGGTGGCCGGGAGGAGGCCGAGCAGGCCCTGGCTTTCGGGGCCGAGGGCGTAGGCCTCTTGCGCACGGAATTCCTTTACATGGAGCGGACGTCGCCGCCGGACGAAGAAGAGCAAATGGCGGCTTATGCACCTTACCTGGAAGTCATGGCCGGGCGGCCGGTCATCTTCCGCACCGCCGACATTGGCGGCGACAAAGACATTCCGTATCTGCACCTGCCCGCCGAAGCCAATCCCTTCCTCGGCCAGCGGGGCATTCGCCTTTCTCTGGCGCATCCGGAAATGTTCCGCACCCAACTGCGCGCGATTTTGCGCGCTGGCGCGAATGCCGAGGGCGTCAAAATCATGTTCCCCATGGTGGCGTCGGTAGATGAAGTGTGCGCGGCTAAAACCCACCTGGCGGCTGTTCGTCAGGCGTTGGAAGCAGAAGGCTTGCCTTACGCGCAAAACGTGGAAGTGGGAGTGATGATCGAGATACCCTCCGCGGCGGTGCTGGCCGATGTGCTCGCGCGCGAAGTGGATTTCTTCAGCATTGGCACCAACGACCTCTCGCAATATACCCTGGCCGCCGACCGCACGCACCCGGCGGTGGGGCCGATGGCCGACGCGTTGCATCCTGCGGTGTTGCGGCTGATCAAGCAGGTGGTGGAGGCTGCCCATGCCCACGATGTTTGGGTAGGGGTGTGCGGGGAACTCGGCGGTGACCCGCTGGCTGCTCCGGTGCTTTTGGGCCTGGGTGTGGATGAACTGAGCATGGCCGCGCCTTCGATTCCGGCGGTGAAAGCCGCGGTGCGAGCATGGCCGCTTGCCGAGGCGCAGGCCCTCGCGACAGAGGTGCTTTCGCTGGCTTCTCCGGCAGAGGTGCGTGAACGGCTGGAAAAAGCCCGCCGTGCCTGA